The Megalops cyprinoides isolate fMegCyp1 chromosome 12, fMegCyp1.pri, whole genome shotgun sequence genome contains a region encoding:
- the LOC118786471 gene encoding mitochondrial ribonuclease P catalytic subunit produces the protein MFSVPGLMGVGVMGSLLFKYPSIHLKCICPLITSTSRLFPIHKCESFLFTLAKLPNAYYLPANEGKRFVGSYKKEGKQKFFSYKERQVHPTSVFAAGTAKRTAELMRRRSGEEEQEQPKLSNRAYDNDLPDHPLTPTQWKTLKENAKNPHRFEIRMMVRILSQGADINVAKSLLTYVALEEGTLSYELMLRYLTLCVHGNHHSEVFDVYDIMTSHFKTLDTGAYSLLIKGFSRTERWKETLLLLKKLKKLITPSPQNYADAIGGAVQHGDSATAWALYDELLDKGVTPNQESWLSLFESGLSDHGNDERLESILNYMRDNQVYPQESLAKSVKAWFESLPGNKWKGKWSSVEPSGVCRSCQSRLESIQLTEEEYGQLKDMVMKDVIQGKDVFNKTTPEELERFKTFVKRRPPFDVVIDGLNVANTTAKGNQSETLLAVVSELEQQGLRMLVLGRQHMLRPSRSWDRRHMNLLQQKADCFFTENISEDDPFLLYATLHSGNHCNFVSRDLMRDHKACLPDSATRRLFFKWQRGHQLVLNNFTPGRKVRFERIQHYDTIVQTNKTSWHIPYDEDGGDRCSYEVPQKWLCLTTME, from the exons ATGTTTTCAGTGCCTGGCTTAATGGGCGTAGGTGTGATGGGTTCCTTATTGTTCAAATATCCGAGCATTCACTTAAAATGCATCTGTCCTTTAATTACTTCAACGTCGCGTTTGTTTCCGATTCATAAATGCGAGTCATTCCTCTTCACACTTGCCAAACTGCCGAACGCATATTACTTACCAGCAAACGAAGGGAAGAGGTTTGTTGGTAGCTACAAGAAAGAAGGCAAACAGAAGTTCTTCTCTTACAAGGAAAGACAGGTCCATCCCACATCTGTATTTGCAGCAGGGACAGCTAAGAGAACAGCTGAGTTAATGAGAAGAAGGTCAGGGGAGGAGGAACAAGAGCAGCCGAAGCTTTCCAACAGAGCCTATGATAATGACCTCCCAGACCACCCACTCACCCCAACCCAGTGGAAGACTCTCAAAGAAAATGCTAAGAACCCTCATCGATTTGAGATTAGGATGATGGTGAGAATATTGTCTCAGGGGGCTGACATTAATGTGGCCAAGTCTCTTCTGACTTACGTCGCTCTAGAGGAAGGGACATTGTCCTATGAATTGATGCTGAGATACCTTACCCTGTGCGTCCATGGCAACCACCACTCGGAGGTGTTTGACGTTTATGACATCATGACGAGTCACTTCAAGACGCTGGACACTGGGGCGTACAGTCTTCTCATCAAGGGCTTCAGCAGGACTGAGCGCTGGAAAGAGACGCTACTACTCTTAAAAAAACTCAAGAAGCTCATCACTCCATCCCCGCAGAACTACGCCGATGCCATAGGTGGCGCCGTGCAGCATGGTGACAGTGCGACAGCGTGGGCATTGTACGACGAGCTTCTCGACAAGGGCGTGACCCCCAACCAGGAAAGCTGGCTGTCCTTATTTGAGAGCGGCCTTTCTGACCATGGCAATGATGAGAGGCTGGAGTCCATCCTGAACTACATGAGAGACAATCAGGTCTATCCACAGGAGTCGCTTGCCAAGAGCGTCAAAGCCTGGTTTGAGAG TCTTCCAGGTAACAAATGGAAAGGGAAGTGGTCTTCTGTTGAGCCAAG TGGTGTTTGCCGGAGCTGCCAGTCTAGACTGGAGTCCATCCAGCTCACTGAAGAGGAGTACGGCCAGCTGAAGGACATGGTGATGAAGGACGTCATCCAGGGCAAAGACGTTTTCAACAAGACTACCCCTGAG GAGCTGGAGAGATTCAAGACCTTTGTGAAGCGCAGGCCCCCCTTTGATGTGGTCATCGATGGCCTCAACGTCGCCAACACCACCGCCAAAGGGAACCAGTCCGAGACG CTGCTGGCAGTGGTGtcggagctggagcagcagggcCTGAGGATGCTCGTTCTGGGACGGCAACACATGCTGCGTCCCTCTCGCAGCTGGGACAGGCGTCACATGAACCTTCTGCAGCAGAAGGCAGACTGTTTCTTCACTGAGAACAT ATCTGAGGATGACCCCTTCCTCCTCTACGCTACCCTACATTCGGGCAACCACTGCAACTTCGTCAGCCGGGACCTGATGCGGGACCACAAGGCCTGCCTCCCCGATAGTGCCACCAGACGCCTCTTCTTCAAGTGGCAGCGAGGGCACCAGCTTGTACTTAATAATTTCACCCCAGGCAGGAAGGTTCGCTTCGAG AGAATTCAGCATTACGATACCATTGTACAGACAAATAAAACGTCCTGGCACATTCCCTATGATGAGGATGGGGGAGACCGATGCTCTTATGAAGTCCCCCAGAAATGGCTTTGTCTCACCACGATGGAGTGA
- the ppp2r3c gene encoding serine/threonine-protein phosphatase 2A regulatory subunit B'' subunit gamma, which yields MSNDKVAHWKELLKRRLASSKKDEITEEEKKEEETALFTKYYTEWRGGEKRDSSYKDIPRFYYRLPAEDEVLLQKLREESRAVFLQRKSRELLDNEELQSLWFLLDKHQVPPMAGEEAMINYDSFLKVGEKAGAKCKQFFTARVYAKLLNSDPYGRISIMQFFNYVMRKVWLHQTRIGLSLYDVAGQGYLRESDLENYILELIPTLPQLDGLEKSFYSFYVCTAVRKFFFFLDPLRTGKIKIQDILACSFLDDLLELRDEELSKESQESNWFSAPSALRVYGQYLNLDKDHNGMLSKEELSRYGTGTLTDVFLDRVYQECLTYDGEMDYKTYLDFVLALENRKEPAALQYIFKLLDMENKGYLNVFALNYFFRAIQEQMKLHGQEPVSFQDVKDEIFDMVKPKDPYKITLQDLVTSSQGDTVSSILIDLNGFWTYENREVLVANDNDSSADLDDT from the exons ATGTCCAATGATAAAGTAGCCCATTGGAAAGAACTTTTGAAGAGGAGATTGGCATCTTCAAAAAAGG ATGAGATaactgaggaggagaagaaagaggaggaaaccGCCCTGTTCACAAAGTATTACACAgagtggaggggaggagagaaacgAGACTCCTCGTACAAGGACATACCACGCTTTTACTACAGG CTTCCAGCTGAAGATGAAGTTTTGCTGCAGAAACTACGTGAAGAATCCAGAGCTGTGTTCCTGCAGCGGAAAAGTCGAGAGCTTCTAGACAATGAGGAATTACAG AGCCTGTGGTTTTTGCTGGACAAACACCAGGTACCTCCCATGGCTGGAGAGGAAGCGATGATCAATTATGATAGCTTCTTGAAGGTCGGAGAAAAAGCAGGAGCAAAGTGCAA GCAGTTCTTCACTGCCAGAGTGTATGCCAAACTCCTTAACAGTGATCCATATGGACGGATATCAATAATGCAGTTCTTTAACTATGTCATGCGAAAAG TTTGGCTTCACCAGACCAGGATCGGGCTGAGTTTGTATGACGTAGCAGGACAGGGCTACCTCCGGGAGTCG GATCTGGAGAACTACATTCTAGAGCTCATCCCCACCCTACCTCAGTTGGACGGCCTGGAGAAGTCCTTCTACTCATTCTATGTGTGCACGGCGGTCCGCAAGTTCTTCTTCTTCCTGGACCCCCTGCGCACTG gaaaaataaaaattcaagaCATCTTGGCTTGCAGTTTTTTGGATGATCTTTTGGAG CTTAGAGATGAAGAACTGTCTAAGGAGAGTCAGGAGTCTAACTGGTTTTCGGCCCCCTCTGCTCTGCGAGTGTACG GTCAGTACTTGAATCTGGATAAGGACCACAATGGGATGCTGAGCAAGGAGGAGCTGTCTCGCTATGGCACTGGAACCCTGACTGATGTCTTCCTGGACCGCGTCTACCAGGAATGCCTCACTTATGATGGAGAAATG GACTACAAGACCTACCTGGACTTTGTGCTGGCTTTAGAGAACAGAAAGGAGCCGGCTGCTCTCCAGTACATCTTCAAGCTGCTAGACATGGAGAACAAGGGCTACCTCAACGTGTTTGCGCTCAATTACTTCTTCAGG GCCATCCAGGAGCAGATGAAATTGCACGGGCAGGAACCAGTGTCTTTCCAGGATGTCAAG GATGAGATATTTGACATGGTGAAACCCAAGGACCCGTACAAGATAACCCTCCAGGACCTGGTGACCAGCAGCCAGGGAGACACAGTCAGCAGTATCCTCATTGACCTGAACGGGTTCTGGACATACGAGAACAGAGAAGTGCTTGTGGccaatgacaatgacagcagtGCAGATCTGGATGACACATGA
- the fam177a1 gene encoding protein FAM177A1 — MAELSLYLTNINVSLGQNMDVEKISGGGKDFENVELGDLGKKKKQKLPRRTIYFASGETMEEYSTDEEEEEEPEKKDLMSTVDPSKLTWGPYFWFYMWRVATSTISVCDYVGERMASFFGVTSPKYQYAIDEYYRMKKEEEEEEEDNRLSEEAERRFEEQQSQEGQEPMTEQPEGSASFVNITFELEKEPHAMNDTNRVPAPIPT; from the exons ATGGCTGAGCTCTCTCTTTATCTAACGAACATCAACGTGTCTTTGGGACAGAACATGGACGTAGAAAAG ATCTCTGGTGGTGGGAAGGACTTTGAGAATGTGGAGTTGGGAGACCtggggaagaagaagaagcagaaattACCCCGCAGGACCATCTACTTTGCCAGCGGGGAGACCATGGAGGAGTACAGTacagatgaggaggaagaggaggagccagAGAAGAAGGATCTGATGTCTACAGTTGACCCA TCGAAGTTGACCTGGGGGCCATACTTTTGGTTCTACATGTGGAGAGTTGCCACCTCCACTATCTCAG TTTGTGATTATGTTGGAGAGAGGATGGCCTCGTTCTTTGGCGTCACGTCACCCAAGTACCAGTATGCGATTGACGAGTACTACAGGATGAAGAAAGAG gaggaagaggaagaggaggataaCCGCTTGTCTGAGGAGGCAGAGCGTCGCTTTgaggagcagcagagccagGAGGGTCAGGAGCCAATGACTGAACAGCCGGAGGGCTCCGCCTCCTTTGTAAATATCACTTTTGAACTGGAGAAAGAGCCTCATGCCATGAATGACACTAACAGAGTccccgcccccatccccaccTAA
- the LOC118787527 gene encoding F-box only protein 33 encodes MALCGGVGASALPSELIVHIFSFLSARDKLRASAVCSRWRECLFYPALWTELKLRVGGGTNGSGSGIDETPKLEFLMRKIGCFVRELQLEFAPVEGYLSPLHGVEGRMEPAESDPQFADRWKDAMNTYLDQVLCVLNSIRNNRNLQKLSLYGDTCILQDEGILDSSHLHQVDQGSKKIKEIQQLFEEVLANSRRVKWLSSAFMLGMVTPSSLAAMSNPSATSLEHLSLLDNQLPSLVPAIEMERLLNLRSLALDFCDFTSDMCRLLSRSDHMPLHRLSLLINGTALAGKSLDGTASEDDWKALVRHSGNLRVYVMALDVRSQDLLTVLKPSLPLERIHFDSYSTCTSVATVELISLQYHKTLTHFILIRDEAGFPDLSDNRNEDPLVLLAWRCIHLSVLVIHGYTVWAHNLVAISRLRGSNLRVLAVSEESIDFDPDPVFYLEEDPVHNLIKEVSLGLGRVWHPMMDTSIVLSEPFQHFYREMQSFSEGM; translated from the exons ATGGCTCTGTGCGGGGGTGTCGGAGCCTCGGCCTTACCTAGCGAGCTAATTGTCCACATATTTTCCTTCTTGTCCGCTCGGGACAAGCTCCGGGCCTCGGCTGTGTGCTCTCGGTGGAGGGAGTGTCTGTTCTACCCAGCGCTGTGGACCGAGCTCAAGCTGCGGGTCGGCGGTGGCACAAACGGCAGCGGCTCCGGCATAGACGAGACCCCGAAACTGGAATTCCTCATGCGGAAAATCGGCTGCTTCGTGcgggagctgcagctggagtttGCTCCAGTGGAAGGATACCTCAGCCCCCTGCACGGTGTGGAGGGTAGGATGGAGCCTGCTGAAAGCGACCCGCAGTTCGCTGATCGTTGGAAGGATGCGATGAACACTTACCTGGACCAGGTGTTATGTGTGCTAAACAGCATTCGGAACAACAG AAACCTTCAGAAGCTGAGTCTGTATGGAGACACCTGCATCCTCCAGGACGAGGGCATTTTGGACAGCTCCCACCTCCATCAGGTTGACCAAGGAAGCAAGAAAATCAAAGA GATCCAGCAGCTGTTTGAGGAAGTCCTGGCCAACAGCAGGCGGGTGAAGTGGCTGTCCTCGGCCTTCATGCTCGGCATGGTGACCCCGAGCTCCCTTGCGGCGATGTCCAACCCCAGCGCCACCTCCTTAGAGCACCTGAGCCTGCTGGATAACCAGCTGCCCTCACTGGTCCCCGCCATCGAGATGGAGCGCCTGCTGAACCTGCGCTCCCTGGCCCTGGACTTCTGCGACTTCACCTCCGACATGTGCCGCCTTCTCTCCAGGAGCGACCACATGCCCCTGCACCGCCTCTCCCTGCTGATCAACGGCACCGCCCTGGCCGGCAAGTCCCTGGACGGCACGGCCAGCGAGGACGACTGGAAGGCCCTGGTGCGCCACAGCGGCAACCTGCGCGTCTACGTCATGGCGCTGGACGTGCGCAGCCAGGACCTGCTGACGGTGCTGAAGCCCAGCCTGCCCCTGGAGAGGATCCACTTCGACAGCTACTCCACCTGCACCAGCGTGGCCACCGTGGAGCTCATCTCCCTGCAGTACCACAAGACCCTCACGCACTTCATCCTCATCCGGGACGAGGCCGGCTTCCCGGACCTCAGCGACAACCGCAACGAGGACCCGCTGGTGCTGCTGGCCTGGCGCTGCAttcatctctctgtccttgtCATCCACG GTTACACGGTGTGGGCCCACAATCTCGTCGCCATCTCCCGCCTGCGCGGCTCCAACCTGAGGGTGCTGGCGGTGTCGGAGGAGAGCATCGACTTCGACCCGGACCCGGTCTTCTACCTGGAGGAGGACCCCGTGCACAACCTCATCAAGGAGGTGTCCCTTGGGCTGGGCCGCGTCTGGCACCCCATGATGGACACCAGCATCGTCCTGAGCGAGCCCTTCCAGCACTTCTACAGGGAGATGCAGAGCTTCAGCGAGGGCATGTAG